One region of Nitrospinaceae bacterium genomic DNA includes:
- the argB gene encoding acetylglutamate kinase — translation MKKSIQKAETLLEALPFIKKFFGKTIVVKYGGNAMVSDSLNEDFARDIVLMKYVGINPVIVHGGGPQIGKTLDALGIQSEFVQGQRITNKETIDVVEMVLGGKVNKEIVSLINRHGGNAVGITGKDGDLILAKRHPKIKKSPETDRPEIIDLGLVGEITRVNPKILDTLDKSGFIPVIAPIGKGKNQETLNINADFVAASIASALKAEKLILMTDTQGVQGKDQSLISELTRKKASSLIKTRVVRNGMLPKVKCCLDALKAGVVKTHIIDGRIQHALLLEIFTTKGVGTQIVEK, via the coding sequence GTGAAAAAAAGCATTCAGAAAGCCGAAACCCTTCTCGAAGCCCTGCCCTTTATTAAAAAATTTTTCGGGAAAACCATCGTTGTTAAATACGGTGGCAATGCGATGGTCTCCGATAGTTTAAATGAGGATTTTGCCCGCGATATCGTTTTGATGAAATACGTGGGAATCAATCCCGTCATCGTACATGGGGGCGGACCGCAAATCGGAAAAACTCTGGATGCGCTTGGAATCCAATCCGAATTCGTCCAAGGCCAGAGGATCACTAATAAGGAAACCATCGATGTGGTGGAAATGGTGTTGGGTGGAAAAGTAAATAAGGAAATCGTGTCTCTCATCAACCGTCACGGAGGAAACGCCGTTGGCATCACGGGAAAAGACGGAGACCTGATCCTCGCCAAGCGTCATCCGAAAATTAAAAAATCTCCCGAGACCGACCGTCCGGAAATCATCGATCTCGGTCTTGTGGGAGAAATCACCCGGGTCAATCCCAAAATTTTGGACACCCTCGACAAAAGCGGATTCATTCCGGTCATCGCCCCAATAGGTAAAGGGAAAAACCAGGAAACGCTGAACATCAATGCGGATTTCGTGGCGGCCAGTATTGCATCCGCCTTGAAAGCTGAAAAACTCATACTGATGACGGATACGCAAGGCGTTCAAGGAAAGGACCAATCCTTGATATCCGAACTCACTCGCAAAAAAGCGTCGAGCCTTATCAAAACCCGCGTCGTCCGGAACGGCATGCTCCCCAAGGTCAAATGTTGTCTGGATGCGTTGAAGGCGGGCGTGGTCAAAACACATATCATCGATGGGCGCATCCAGCACGCTCTCCTTTTGGAAATATTTACCACAAAAGGAGTGGGCACTCAAATCGTAGAAAAATAA
- the hslU gene encoding ATP-dependent protease ATPase subunit HslU: MNDSVSLMKTPDQKKPDEFMASLTPREVVKELDKFIVGQEKAKRAVAIALRNRWRRLQLSKEMRDEVAPKNILMIGPTGVGKTEIARRLARLAKSPFVKVEASKYTEVGYVGRDVESMVRDLVELSKTMVREEKELEVQQKAREQAEERLLDLLLPPPPGSLFSAGDQTRSDPEREKHESTRTKFAVYLKEGRFDDRTIEVEIQEKSTPMIDVVSGQGMEEMGNNIKDMLGSMFPQKTKKKKLKVPEAFKVLAREEAEKLIDPEKLAEEAVDRAQQNGIIFIDEIDKIIGRQGAHGGADVSREGVQRDLLPIVEGSSINTKYGIVKTDHILFISAGAFHAAKPSDLIPEFQGRFPIRVELDSLTKADFIRILTEPNNALVKQYVSLMKSEEVDIRFSEDAIEEIAAMSATVNERTENIGARRLQTIMEKLLEDISFDAPDLENKTISIDAAHVKEKLKDIIENEDLSRFIL, from the coding sequence ATGAACGATAGTGTTTCTCTGATGAAAACTCCCGATCAAAAAAAACCGGACGAATTCATGGCCTCTCTGACCCCAAGGGAAGTCGTCAAAGAGCTGGACAAGTTTATCGTGGGCCAGGAAAAGGCCAAGCGCGCGGTGGCCATCGCTCTCAGGAACCGCTGGCGGCGTCTGCAATTGTCGAAAGAAATGCGCGACGAAGTCGCTCCTAAAAATATACTCATGATTGGCCCCACCGGGGTCGGCAAAACTGAAATCGCCCGTCGTCTCGCCCGATTGGCCAAATCTCCGTTCGTCAAAGTGGAGGCTTCCAAGTACACGGAAGTGGGCTACGTGGGACGTGATGTCGAATCCATGGTCCGCGACCTTGTGGAATTGAGCAAGACCATGGTGCGTGAAGAAAAAGAACTGGAAGTCCAGCAAAAAGCCAGGGAACAAGCCGAGGAACGACTGCTCGATCTTCTCCTGCCGCCGCCTCCGGGGAGTTTATTTTCTGCGGGAGATCAAACCCGAAGCGATCCGGAAAGGGAAAAGCACGAAAGCACCCGAACCAAGTTCGCCGTATACCTGAAAGAGGGCCGCTTCGATGACCGGACGATAGAAGTTGAAATTCAGGAGAAGTCCACGCCCATGATCGATGTGGTCTCGGGGCAAGGCATGGAGGAGATGGGTAATAACATCAAGGATATGCTGGGTTCCATGTTTCCGCAAAAAACTAAAAAAAAGAAATTGAAAGTTCCTGAAGCATTCAAAGTGCTGGCACGGGAGGAAGCGGAAAAACTGATCGACCCTGAAAAACTGGCGGAAGAAGCTGTGGATCGGGCTCAGCAAAACGGCATCATATTTATCGATGAAATCGATAAAATCATCGGCAGACAGGGTGCACACGGCGGAGCCGACGTGTCCCGGGAAGGTGTGCAACGGGATCTTCTACCCATTGTCGAAGGTTCATCCATCAATACCAAATATGGAATTGTAAAGACCGATCACATCCTCTTTATTTCAGCGGGAGCTTTTCACGCGGCCAAACCCTCGGACCTGATCCCGGAGTTTCAAGGACGATTCCCGATCCGGGTTGAGTTGGATTCCCTCACTAAGGCGGATTTCATAAGAATTCTCACCGAGCCTAACAACGCCCTGGTCAAGCAATATGTATCGCTGATGAAGTCCGAGGAAGTTGACATCCGTTTTAGCGAAGATGCCATTGAGGAAATTGCCGCCATGTCCGCCACGGTCAACGAGCGGACCGAAAACATCGGCGCCCGCCGTCTGCAAACGATCATGGAAAAGCTGCTGGAGGATATTTCTTTCGACGCCCCCGATCTGGAGAATAAAACGATCTCCATTGATGCGGCGCATGTGAAAGAAAAACTTAAGGACATCATCGAAAATGAAGATTTGAGCCGGTTTATTCTCTAA
- the hslV gene encoding ATP-dependent protease subunit HslV, with protein sequence MMHATTILCVRKNDKVSMGGDGQVSLGNTVMKHSANKVRRMYHDKVIGGFAGSTADAFSLFARFEEKLEKFQGNLARSAVELAKDWRTDKMLRRLEAMLIVADKEKSFLVSGTGDVIEPDDGILAIGSGGMFALAAAKALFEHTDLDARKVVEEAMNIAQSICIYTNSNLTIEDL encoded by the coding sequence ATGATGCACGCAACGACCATTCTCTGTGTCCGAAAAAACGATAAAGTGTCTATGGGCGGGGACGGACAAGTCTCCCTCGGCAACACGGTGATGAAGCACAGTGCGAATAAGGTGAGAAGAATGTATCATGACAAGGTCATCGGCGGATTTGCAGGCTCCACCGCGGACGCGTTCTCTTTGTTTGCGCGCTTTGAGGAAAAGCTGGAGAAATTTCAGGGCAACCTGGCCCGCTCGGCGGTAGAGCTTGCCAAGGACTGGAGGACCGACAAGATGCTCCGCCGCCTGGAAGCCATGCTGATCGTCGCTGACAAGGAAAAGTCATTTCTTGTGTCCGGAACGGGAGATGTGATCGAGCCTGATGACGGCATTCTCGCCATCGGATCGGGAGGCATGTTTGCGCTCGCCGCCGCCAAGGCCCTTTTTGAACACACCGACCTCGACGCCAGAAAGGTTGTAGAGGAAGCGATGAACATCGCGCAATCCATTTGTATTTACACCAATTCGAATTTAACGATTGAGGATTTGTAG
- the xerC gene encoding tyrosine recombinase XerC gives MDKYIQEFKSYLIGEKNASPHTVNSYLTDLGQFVEFLRESGHGTKGEIFHLEKIDRLTIRSFLSSLYESSASGATMARKLSTLSSFFKFLCREGYLETNAAKTIPSPKKVHRLPSYLSVDEIFRLLELPEGKNFLATRDRAILELFYSTGVRISELVGIRMDDLHLSQRMVKVRGKGKKERLLPMGEKSAAVLRTYIEFREQRAAKLPPASKSLFLNFRGSGISVRGVRKIVEKYIKQNNFSGKISPHSLRHSFATHMLDAGADLRSIQEMLGHSSLSTTQKYTHLTIDRLAETYDKAHPRAREKTPARRS, from the coding sequence TTGGACAAGTACATTCAGGAGTTCAAGTCTTACCTGATTGGAGAGAAGAACGCCTCCCCACACACGGTAAACAGCTACCTCACCGATTTAGGTCAATTTGTTGAATTTCTACGTGAATCGGGACATGGAACAAAAGGCGAAATTTTCCACCTGGAAAAAATTGACCGGCTGACCATCCGTTCATTTCTGAGCTCCCTTTACGAAAGCTCTGCATCCGGCGCGACCATGGCCCGCAAGCTTTCCACATTGAGCTCTTTTTTTAAATTTCTTTGCCGGGAAGGTTATCTGGAAACCAACGCGGCCAAAACGATTCCATCGCCCAAAAAAGTGCACAGGCTTCCCTCCTATCTTTCAGTCGATGAAATCTTCCGGCTGCTGGAACTTCCGGAAGGGAAGAATTTTCTCGCAACGAGAGACCGGGCGATTCTCGAGTTGTTTTACAGCACAGGAGTTCGGATCAGCGAACTGGTGGGCATTCGCATGGATGACTTGCACTTGTCACAGCGAATGGTTAAGGTAAGAGGAAAGGGTAAAAAAGAAAGGCTGCTCCCGATGGGAGAAAAGTCAGCCGCTGTCCTCCGGACCTATATTGAATTTCGGGAACAACGGGCCGCCAAATTGCCTCCGGCATCAAAATCGTTGTTTTTGAACTTCCGGGGATCAGGGATCTCCGTCCGTGGAGTCCGGAAAATTGTGGAAAAATATATCAAACAAAACAATTTTTCCGGTAAAATCTCTCCTCATTCGTTGAGACATTCCTTTGCCACCCATATGCTCGATGCGGGAGCAGACTTGCGGTCGATTCAGGAAATGCTGGGACATTCAAGTTTATCCACAACTCAAAAATACACGCATCTCACAATCGACCGTTTGGCAGAGACTTACGATAAAGCACATCCCCGAGCGAGGGAAAAAACGCCTGCCAGGCGTTCCTGA